The Equus quagga isolate Etosha38 chromosome 2, UCLA_HA_Equagga_1.0, whole genome shotgun sequence genome has a window encoding:
- the PSME1 gene encoding proteasome activator complex subunit 1 has protein sequence MGQTMPGEPKGEPRLGRPPRLSSPPVPASPCTSTTSPQEGRAGSRRCFRFPFPVPAPFARGARPPAPAMATLRVQPEAQAKVDVFREDLCSKTENLLGSYFPKKISELDAFLKEPVLNEANLSNLKAPLDIPVPDPVKEKEKEERKKQQEKEDKDEKKKGDDEDKGPPCGPVNCNEKIVVLLQRLKPEIKDVIEQLNLVTTWLQLQIPRIEDGNNFGVAVQEKVFELMTTLHTKLEGFHTQISKYFSERGDAVTKAAKQPHVGDYRQLVHELDEAEYRDIRLMVMEIRNAYAVLYDIILKNFEKLKKPRGETKGMIY, from the exons ATGGGCCAGACGATGCCCGGGGAGCCAAAG GGGGAGCCCCGCCTCGGCCGCCCGCCGCGCCTCTCTTCTCCGCCTGTCCCCGCCTCCCCTTGCACCTCCACTACCAGTCCGCAGGAAGGCCGTGCGGGGAGCCGGCGCTGCTTTCGCTTTCCCTTCCCCGTGCCCGCTCCCTTCGCGCGCGGCGCCAGGCCCCCGGCCCCGGCCATGGCCACGCTCAGGGTCCAGCCCGAAGCCCAAGCCAAG GTGGATGTGTTCCGTGAGGACCTGTGTTCCAAG ACAGAGAACCTGCTGGGGAGCTATTTCCCCAAGAAGATTTCTGAGTTGGATGCATTTTTAAAG GAGCCAGTTCTCAATGAAGCCAACCTGAGCAATCTGAAGGCCCCCTTGGACATCCCAGTGCCTGATCCagtcaaggagaaagagaaggaggagcgGAAGAAACAGCAGGAG aaggaagacaaggatgaaaagaagaaaggggacgATGAAGACAAAG GCCCTCCCTGTGGCCCAGTGAACTGCAATGAGAAGATTGTAGTCCTTCTGCAGCGCCTAAAGCCTGAGATCAAGGATGTCATTGAGCAGCTCAACCTG GTCACCACCTGGTTGCAGCTGCAGATACCTCGGATTGAGGATGGGAACAATTTTGGAGTGGCTGTCCAG GAGAAGGTGTTTGAGCTGATGACCACCCTTCACACCAAGCTGGAAGGCTTCCACACGCAAATCTCCAA GTATTTCTCTGAGCGAGGCGATGCTGTGACCAAAGCAGCCAAGCAGCCCCACGTG GGTGATTATCGGCAGCTGGTGCACGAGCTGGATGAGGCAGAGTACCGGGACATCCGGCTGATGGTCATGGAGATCCGCAATGCTTAT GCTGTGTTATATGACATCATTCTGAAGAACTTTGAGAAGCTCAAGAAGCCCaggggagaaacaaagggaatgaTCTATTGA
- the FITM1 gene encoding fat storage-inducing transmembrane protein 1: MERGPVVGAGPGAGARIRAVLGCLVKVLLWVASALLYFGSEQAARLLGSPCLRRLYHAWLAAVVIFGPLLQFHVNPRTIFASHGNFFNIKFVNSAWGWTCTFLGGFVLLVVFLATRRVAVTARHLSRLVVGAAVWRGAGRAFLLIEDLTGSCFEPLPQGLLLHELPDRRSCLAAGHQWRGYTVSSHTFLLTFCCLLMAEEAAVFSKYLAHGLPAGAPLRLVFLLNVLLLGLWNFLLLCTVIYFHQYTHKVVGAAVGTFAWYLTYGSWYHQPWSPGSPGHGLFPHPHSSRKHN, translated from the exons atGGAGCGGGGGCcggtggtgggggcagggccggggGCTGGGGCCCGAATCCGGGCAGTACTGGGCTGCCTGGTCAAGGTGCTGCTCTGGGTGGCCTCTGCGTTGCTGTACTTTGGAAGTGAACAAGCTGCTCGCCTCCTGGGCAGCCCCTGCTTGCGGCGCCTCTACCACGCCTGGTTGGCAGCAGTGGTCATCTTTGGGCCCCTTCTGCAGTTCCACGTCAACCCTCGGACTATCTTCGCCAGCCATGGCAACTTCTTCAACAT AAAGTTTGTGAATTCAGCGTGGGGCTGGACATGCACCTTCCTGGGGGGCTTCGTGTTGCTGGTAGTTTTCCTGGCTACACGGCGTGTAGCAGTGACTGCCCGGCACCTGAGCCGGCTGGTGGTGGGGGCAGCTGTGTGGCGGGGGGCCGGCCGGGCCTTCCTGCTCATTGAGGACCTGACGGGCTCCTGTTTCGagcctctgccccagggcctgctgCTCCACGAGCTGCCCGACCGCCGCAGCTGCCTGGCGGCCGGCCACCAGTGGCGGGGCTACACCGTTTCCTCCCACACCTTCCTGCTCACCTTCTGCTGCCTGCTCATGGCCGAGGAAGCGGCAGTGTTCTCCAAGTACCTGGCCCACGGGCTGCCCGCCGGCGCGCCCCTGCGCCTCGTCTTCCTACTCAACGTGCTGCTGCTGGGCCTCTGGAACTTCTTGCTGCTCTGTACTGTCATCTATTTCCACCAGTATACTCACAAGGTGGTGGGTGCCGCCGTGGGCACCTTTGCCTGGTACCTCACCTACGGCAGCTGGTATCACCAGCCCTGGTCTCCAGGGAGCCCGGGCCATGGGCTCTTCCCTCACCCACACTCCAGCCGCAAGCacaactga